The DNA window AAATTGGTATTATTTCCTAACGTATCAATATTAAAACCCGAATAAGTTATTAAAAGTTAAACAAAGGTAATTAATGCAATTCACTTCTTAATCAAAGGCTTAAGCATCTATTTGAGACGCTACGCGTTAGCGGAACTTACGCCTACGGCATACTACGTATTAGCGGAGCTTTAGCGTTAGCGATACACTACAAACCTGTAATTATTTACGCTAAGATAGGAACCTGAAATCAATGAATCAAGCAGTAACCGCTATTCTCTATTTCAAACATTGGAGATTTTTAGAATGAAATGGACGCTTGAAGAAGCCAAAAAACAGCTATCCTCAATAATTAATGCGACAAGTCTTGAACCTCAGCTAATCTACACTCAAGAAGAATTAGTGGCTGCAATTGTAGACCCTGAGCTTTTTCAAGAATTTTTAAACTGGCGACAAAACGCTGGGAAAATATCTCTAGATCAAGTATTTAAACAAGTTCGGCAGTTATGCACTGAGGAAAATTATAGCTTAGAGATACCACCACGCAGCGATCGCGATAATCCTTTTACTGATATAGCAATCGCCAAGG is part of the Nodularia sp. LEGE 06071 genome and encodes:
- a CDS encoding prevent-host-death protein encodes the protein MKWTLEEAKKQLSSIINATSLEPQLIYTQEELVAAIVDPELFQEFLNWRQNAGKISLDQVFKQVRQLCTEENYSLEIPPRSDRDNPFTDIAIAKVI